The following are from one region of the Endozoicomonas sp. 4G genome:
- a CDS encoding ATP-binding protein, with protein sequence MISNFKINNFRLFGDVEINNLNRVNLIVGKNGSGKSALLEGFLLYFSRVSPDSLHERLHCRQEHWESQQSKYTQQLLSNPIRHLFKGHTIPDINKDGFKLSSDKETIHVKTAAYIREETENGITRRMLLEDEVDECDPDFLEKYIVSETNGSYKILFSLNSEYRDIKRRSINFKKNDSIPYQFVPTDGIDDSLASLLWDGISLTELEKEVLKGVKLVEPNAMGITFVENSGGVRSPSRIPLVKLKNIAEPVPLKSLGDGMSRIFQIILSLVSAKGGVLIVDEFENGLHWSIQDDVWDIVFKLASKLNIQVFCSTHSRDCINSFENTWKSYKKSASFIRVFKNEGISSVKEYDLELLSDSLETDLEVR encoded by the coding sequence ATGATATCGAACTTTAAAATAAATAATTTCAGATTGTTTGGTGATGTGGAAATCAATAACCTAAATAGAGTCAACTTAATTGTTGGAAAAAACGGCTCAGGTAAAAGTGCACTACTAGAAGGGTTTCTGTTATATTTCTCAAGAGTATCACCAGACTCTTTACATGAACGCTTGCACTGTAGGCAGGAGCACTGGGAGTCTCAGCAAAGTAAATATACACAACAATTACTGTCTAACCCTATAAGACATCTGTTTAAAGGTCATACCATTCCTGACATTAACAAGGATGGGTTTAAGCTATCTTCTGATAAAGAAACTATACATGTCAAAACAGCTGCGTATATTAGGGAGGAAACTGAAAATGGCATTACTAGAAGAATGCTGTTAGAAGATGAAGTCGATGAATGCGATCCAGATTTTTTGGAAAAATATATCGTTTCTGAAACAAATGGATCATACAAAATATTATTTTCGCTCAACTCCGAATACCGAGATATTAAACGAAGATCCATCAACTTCAAGAAAAATGATTCAATTCCTTATCAATTTGTTCCAACCGATGGAATAGATGACTCTTTAGCATCTTTATTATGGGATGGAATTTCATTAACTGAATTAGAAAAAGAGGTTTTAAAAGGGGTAAAACTAGTAGAACCTAATGCAATGGGTATAACATTTGTAGAAAATTCCGGTGGTGTCAGAAGCCCATCCAGAATCCCTCTGGTGAAACTAAAAAATATTGCTGAGCCTGTACCTCTAAAAAGCTTGGGTGACGGCATGTCTCGTATATTTCAAATCATTTTATCTTTAGTTAGCGCTAAAGGTGGTGTATTAATCGTAGATGAATTCGAAAATGGTTTACACTGGAGCATCCAAGATGATGTATGGGATATCGTTTTTAAATTGGCATCCAAGCTAAATATTCAGGTTTTCTGTTCAACTCATAGTAGAGACTGTATCAATAGTTTTGAAAACACTTGGAAGTCATATAAAAAATCAGCCAGTTTTATCAGGGTTTTTAAAAATGAAGGAATTTCTTCAGTAAAAGAGTATGACTTAGAACTTCTAAGTGACTCACTTGAAACTGATCTTGAGGTACGATAA